A single Chryseobacterium sp. DNA region contains:
- a CDS encoding DUF6443 domain-containing protein codes for MKKIITPLSALFVVGFSSAQTTPSPAENYIYSKTYLSDPTLANPKTSETVQYFDGLGRPKQVVNVKSSPLGRDVVSHFEYDDFGRQVKEFLPVPQQGTQNGAIYTSPLTNASQSGSLRIRKDLCREITGKLTIGQDPAADPGRKCLAE; via the coding sequence ATGAAAAAGATAATTACACCTCTCAGTGCATTATTTGTGGTGGGGTTTTCCTCTGCGCAAACAACACCGAGTCCCGCAGAAAATTATATTTACAGTAAAACCTATTTATCAGACCCTACACTTGCCAATCCCAAAACCTCAGAAACGGTTCAGTATTTTGACGGCCTGGGAAGACCCAAGCAGGTCGTGAATGTCAAATCCTCTCCATTGGGCAGGGATGTGGTGAGCCATTTTGAATATGATGATTTTGGAAGACAGGTAAAAGAATTTTTACCCGTTCCCCAGCAAGGAACTCAAAACGGAGCAATTTACACCTCTCCATTAACCAATGCTTCCCAGTCCGGATCTTTACGGATCAGAAAAGATCTATGCAGAGAAATTACTGGAAAACTCACCATTGGACAGGATCCAGCAGCAGATCCAGGTAGGAAATGCCTGGCAGAATAA